In Jejubacter calystegiae, the following are encoded in one genomic region:
- the smrA gene encoding DNA endonuclease SmrA has protein sequence MTPDEKSLFLDAVGDVRPLKSGTDVHWEKSQPPRPRRHRDDLQLDNFLTTGFLEIVPLSEPLLFRRDGLQTGVLDKLRKGKYGREASLNLRQQSVERCRTLLYAFILQATRDGLRNLLIVHGRARSDNTHANVVRSYLARWLPEFDEVQAFAEAQPQHGGSGACYVSLRKSALAKLDNRERHAARRG, from the coding sequence GTGACCCCGGATGAGAAAAGCCTGTTTCTGGATGCGGTAGGGGACGTCAGGCCCCTGAAATCGGGTACTGACGTTCACTGGGAAAAAAGCCAGCCGCCGCGCCCCCGTCGTCACCGCGACGATCTGCAACTCGACAACTTTCTGACCACCGGTTTTCTGGAAATCGTTCCGCTGAGCGAGCCGCTGTTGTTCCGGCGCGATGGCTTGCAAACCGGCGTGCTGGATAAGTTGCGCAAAGGGAAATATGGCCGCGAGGCCAGTCTGAACCTGCGGCAGCAGTCGGTTGAACGCTGTCGAACCTTGCTGTACGCCTTTATCCTTCAGGCAACGCGCGACGGCTTGCGCAATTTGCTGATCGTGCACGGTCGCGCCCGGTCGGATAACACTCATGCCAACGTGGTGCGCAGCTATCTGGCGCGCTGGTTGCCTGAATTTGACGAGGTGCAGGCCTTTGCTGAAGCCCAGCCGCAGCACGGTGGATCCGGAGCCTGCTATGTGTCGTTGCGCAAATCGGCGCTGGCGAAGCTCGATAACCGGGAACGCCACGCCGCCCGGCGCGGTTAA
- a CDS encoding IclR family transcriptional regulator domain-containing protein: MEKERDHYVGGERDPFKGDPNFMTSLARGLEVIQAFTPQRRVLSISQISQKTGIPRAAVRRCLYTLGKLGFVYAEDGKNFQLRPRILSLGHAWLASTPLAKSAQPVLRQLSEMLNESCSIAILDGDDILYIARASSSRIMTIDLDIGSRLPAWSTSMGRVLLSHLPEEQLNDTLARATMIRYTSQTLGSVSELKEELKQVHQQGYALNDQELEMGLRSIAVPLFNSQGGVEAALNVGVHAGQVSAQELRERVLPQLQAAAQELSLLIP; the protein is encoded by the coding sequence ATGGAAAAAGAGCGCGACCATTACGTGGGCGGCGAGCGGGATCCCTTTAAGGGCGATCCCAATTTTATGACTTCGCTGGCGCGCGGTCTTGAGGTGATTCAGGCCTTTACCCCACAGCGGCGGGTGCTGTCTATCTCCCAGATTAGCCAGAAGACCGGCATACCCAGAGCGGCGGTGCGGCGCTGTCTTTACACCCTGGGCAAGCTGGGTTTTGTCTATGCCGAGGATGGCAAAAACTTTCAGCTACGGCCGCGGATTCTTTCGCTGGGGCACGCCTGGCTTGCCTCTACCCCGCTGGCTAAATCGGCCCAGCCGGTGCTCAGGCAGTTAAGTGAAATGCTTAATGAGTCCTGCTCTATCGCCATTCTGGACGGTGACGATATTCTCTATATCGCCAGGGCCTCCAGTTCGCGCATTATGACCATCGATCTCGACATTGGCAGCCGTCTGCCCGCCTGGTCCACCTCCATGGGGCGCGTATTGCTGAGTCATCTGCCGGAAGAGCAACTGAACGATACCCTGGCCCGGGCCACCATGATTCGCTATACCTCCCAGACCCTGGGTTCGGTCAGCGAATTAAAAGAGGAGCTAAAGCAGGTCCATCAGCAGGGCTATGCCCTTAACGATCAGGAGCTGGAAATGGGGCTGCGCTCCATCGCCGTTCCGCTGTTTAATTCACAGGGCGGCGTAGAGGCGGCGCTGAATGTGGGAGTACACGCCGGGCAGGTGTCGGCGCAGGAGCTGCGCGAGCGGGTATTGCCACAGCTCCAGGCCGCAGCACAGGAGCTGTCGCTGCTGATACCTTAA
- a CDS encoding 3-oxoacid CoA-transferase subunit A: MIDKSVSSLEEAVADIHDGATIMIGGFGPAGQPTALIDALIAQGAGDLTIINNNAGNGEVGLAALLKAGRVRKMICSFPRQVDSQIFDDLYRRGKVALELVPQGNLAARIQAAGAGLGAVFTPTGYGTPLAQGKESREIDGRHYVLEYPIKADFALIKAHLGDRWGNLIYRKAARNFGPIMATAATTTIAEVSRIVPLGDLDPENIVTPGIFVQRLIGLHHDVAQSA, translated from the coding sequence ATGATTGACAAAAGCGTCTCCTCGCTGGAGGAAGCGGTGGCCGATATTCATGACGGCGCCACCATCATGATTGGCGGTTTTGGCCCCGCCGGTCAACCCACCGCCCTGATCGATGCCCTGATAGCGCAGGGCGCTGGCGACCTGACCATTATTAATAACAATGCCGGTAATGGCGAGGTGGGGCTGGCGGCGCTGCTGAAGGCGGGAAGGGTGCGTAAGATGATTTGCTCCTTCCCCCGTCAGGTAGATTCGCAGATTTTCGACGACCTCTATCGCCGCGGCAAAGTGGCGCTGGAGCTGGTGCCCCAGGGCAACCTGGCGGCGCGTATTCAGGCGGCCGGTGCCGGACTGGGGGCTGTCTTCACCCCCACCGGCTACGGCACGCCGCTGGCGCAGGGCAAAGAGAGCCGGGAAATCGATGGCCGCCACTATGTGCTGGAATATCCCATAAAAGCCGATTTCGCGCTGATTAAGGCCCATCTGGGCGACCGCTGGGGCAACCTGATTTACCGCAAAGCGGCGCGCAACTTTGGTCCGATTATGGCGACCGCCGCGACCACCACCATTGCCGAAGTAAGCCGCATTGTGCCGCTGGGCGATCTGGATCCGGAAAACATTGTGACGCCGGGGATCTTCGTGCAGCGCCTGATTGGTCTGCATCACGACGTGGCACAGAGCGCCTGA